The Benincasa hispida cultivar B227 chromosome 9, ASM972705v1, whole genome shotgun sequence genome has a segment encoding these proteins:
- the LOC120084964 gene encoding secreted RxLR effector protein 161-like has product MTRPDISFAVNHLSQFLQCPTTSHWQAIKRILRYIKGTQNYGLLFHPSCDLLISAYSDADWAANVDDRRSVAAYCVFLGGNLVSWSSKKQNFVARSSTESEYRVIAHALAELIGLTNYCRKLGLCHLHLLCCGVTMSAQKLLL; this is encoded by the coding sequence ATGACACGCCCTGATATATCATTTGCTGTCAACCATTTAAGTCAGTTTCTCCAATGTCCAACTACAAGCCATTGGCAAGCTATTAAAAGAATTCTCAGATACATCAAGGGCACTCAAAACTATGGTCTACTGTTCCACCCTAGCTGTGATCTATTAATCAGTGCTTACTCCGATGCAGATTGGGCAGCTAACGTTGATGATCGACGATCAGTTGCTGCATATTGTGTATTCCTTGGAGGAAACCTTGTGTCTTGGTCATCcaagaaacaaaattttgtgGCAAGATCAAGCACCGAATCAGAGTATAGAGTGATTGCTCATGCCTTAGCTGAACTGATTGGATTAACCAACTATTGCAGGAAATTGGGTTTGTGCCATCTACACCTCTTGTGTTGTGGTGTGACAATGTCAGCGCAAAAGCTCTTATTGTAA
- the LOC120086344 gene encoding protein MIZU-KUSSEI 1 has product MPSLHSSPFMDNSAFLPLLRHISKRPKSSSSTSSSASASSAGGGLLKMFKLFPMLTSGCKMVALLGRPRKPLLKDNATTGTIFGYRKGRVSLAIQEDPHCLPIFVIELPMQTAALNKEMASDILRIALESETKSHKKKVMEEFVWAVYCNGRKIGYSIRRKQMSSDELHVMQHLRGVSMGAGVLPSPASEKDNLEGELTYMRARFERVVGSKDSEALYLINPDGAAGPELSIFFVRSQ; this is encoded by the coding sequence ATGCCTTCTCTTCACTCCAGCCCTTTCATGGACAATTCCGCCTTCCTCCCTCTCCTCCGCCACATCTCCAAACGCCCCAAATCCTCCTCCTCCACTTCCTCCTCCGCCTCCGCCTCCAGCGCCGGCGGAGGTCTCctcaaaatgttcaaattattcCCAATGTTAACCTCCGGCTGCAAAATGGTTGCCCTCCTCGGCCGTCCCAGAAAACCTCTTTTAAAAGACAACGCCACCACCGGCACAATTTTCGGCTACCGTAAAGGCAGAGTAAGCTTAGCGATTCAAGAAGACCCTCATTGTCTTCCTATTTTCGTAATCGAATTGCCGATGCAGACGGCGGCGCTGAACAAAGAAATGGCGTCCGACATTCTGAGAATCGCGCTTGAGAGCGAGACGAAGAGCCACAAGAAGAAAGTGATGGAGGAATTCGTGTGGGCTGTTTATTGTAATGGAAGGAAAATTGGGTATTCGATTAGAAGGAAACAAATGTCGAGTGATGAACTTCATGTTATGCAACATTTGAGAGGCGTTTCAATGGGTGCCGGAGTTCTGCCGTCGCCGGCGTCGGAGAAGGATAATTTGGAAGGGGAATTGACTTATATGAGAGCCAGATTTGAAAGGGTTGTTGGATCTAAGGATTCTGAAGCTTTGTATTTGATTAATCCTGATGGGGCGGCCGGCCCTGAGTTGAGTATTTTCTTCGTCAGATCTCAATAA